A single Callithrix jacchus isolate 240 chromosome 4, calJac240_pri, whole genome shotgun sequence DNA region contains:
- the KIAA0408 gene encoding uncharacterized protein KIAA0408 homolog isoform X3, with translation MNERAKIIDLYHEKTIPDKIVESSPNYPDVGQCEFTRMNLKDGLRNENKTEQSLVSGGNQMCKEQKATKKSKVGFLDPLATDTQKECEAWPDLSTSEEENKSCSGALNTALEELVKVSEELCSFQEEIQKRSNHRRMKSDSFLQEMPNVTNIPHGDPMINNDQCILPISLEKEKQKNRMNRNCTNVLQSNSMKKCGTDTIDLKRNETPPVPPPRSTSRNFPSSDSQQAYERWKERLDHNSWVPHEGQSERNYNPHFPLRQHEMSMLYPNEGKTLKDGIIFSSLVPEVKIDSKPPSNEDVGLSMWSCDIGIGAKRSPSTLWFQKTCSIPNIPKYEMVIPDCPAKSHPDLHVSNDCSSSVAESSNPLRNFSCGFERAIRNEKLAAKTDEFNRTVFRTDRNCQAIQQNQSCSKSSEDPKPCDTSSTHTDSISESNKVSGIWKTSAHMPVPMENVPDNPTKKYTTDLVRQMQGHLSPRSYRNMLHEHDWRPSNLSGRPRSADPRSNYGVVEKLLKTYETATESTLETSKCFRDNGTKCNSDVSGGATLSQHLEMLQMEQEFQQKTAVWGRQEVKQGIDRKKITEESMSVNATNGKGFSRPARPANRRLPSRWASRSPSAPPAVRRTTRNYTISLRSEASMV, from the exons ATGAATGAACGTGCTAAGATCATTGATCTTTACCATGAGAAGACCATTCCAGACAAAATAGTAGAATCTTCCCCAAATTACCCTGATGTAGGACAATGTGAATTTACAAGGATGAATCTCAAAGATGgtctgagaaatgaaaataaaacagaacagagctTAGTCAGTGGAGGAAATCAAATGTGTAAGgaacaaaaagcaacaaaaaaatcaaaagtaggGTTTTTGGATCCTCTGGCTACAGACACCCAAAAAGAATGTGAGGCCTGGCCTGACCTGAGTACTTCTGAGGAAGAGAACAAGAGCTGTTCTGGCGCCCTCAATACA GCTCTTGAAGAACTTGTGAAGGTTAGTGAAGAACTGTGCAGCTTTCAAGAGGAAATTCAAAAGCGGTCTAACCATAGAAG GATGAAGTCAGATTCTTTTCTACAGGAAATGCCAAATGTAACTAATATACCTCATGGGGACCCCATGATCAACAATGACCAGTGCATTCTTCCAATcagtttagaaaaagaaaaacagaaaaatagaatgaatcGGAACTGTACCAATGTGCTCCAGAGCAATTCTATGAAAAAATGTGGAACTGATACAATCgatttgaaaagaaatgaaactccGCCAGTTCCTCCTCCAAGAAGTACCTCTCGAAATTTTCCCAGCTCGGATTCTCAACAAGCCTatgaaagatggaaggaaaggtTAGACCACAACAGCTGGGTGCCCCATGAGGGTCAAAGTGAAAGGAATTACAACCCTCACTTCCCTTTGAGACAGCATGAGATGTCTATGTTGTATCCAAATGAAGGGAAAACTTTGAAAGATGGTATCATCTTTTCCTCTTTGGTACCAGAAGTCAAAATAGATAGCAAGCCTCCAAGTAATGAAGATGTTGGGCTTAGCATGTGGTCATGTGACATTGGGATAGGTGCAAAAAGGAGCCCCTCTACTTTGTGGTTTCAGAAAACCTGCTCTATCCCCaatattccaaaatatgaaaTGGTGATCCCAGATTGCCCTGCTAAATCTCATCCCGATCTTCATGTAAGTAATGACTGTAGCTCTTCAGTGGCAGAGAGCAGTAACCCACTTAGAAATTTCAGTTGTGGCTTTGAAAGGGCTATAAGGAATGAAAAGCTGGCAGCAAAGACTGATGAATTTAACAGGACTGTATTTAGAACGGATAGAAATTGTCAGGCAATACAGCAAAATCAAAGCTGCTCCAAATCATCGGAGGATCCCAAGCCTTGTGATACCTCATCTACTCACACAGATAGCATATCAGAAAGTAACAAGGTGTCTGGTATTTGGAAAACCAGTGCCCACATGCCTGTGCCCATGGAAAATGTGCCTGATAATCCCACCAAGAAATACACAACAGACCTAGTCAGACAAATGCAGGGACACCTAAGTCCTCGCAGTTATCGTAATATGCTCCACGAGCATGACTGGAGACCAAGTAATTTGTCTGGCCGCCCGAGGTCAGCTGATCCCAGGTCAAATTATGGTGTTGTGGAAAAGCTGCTGAAAACTTACGAAACAGCAACAGAGTCAACATTGGAAACTTCTAAGTGCTTCCGGGATAATGGGACCAAATGTAATTCTGATGTCAGTGGTGGTGCCACATTAAGTCAGCATTTAGAAATGCTCCAAATGGAACAAGAGTTTCAGCAAAAGACAGCTGTGTGGGGGAGACAGGAAGTGAAGCAAGGAATAGATCGGAAAAAGATAACAGAG
- the KIAA0408 gene encoding uncharacterized protein KIAA0408 homolog isoform X1, whose product MDLHKQWENTETKWHKEKMELLDQFDNERKEWESQWKIMQKKIEELCQEVKLRRKINMNERAKIIDLYHEKTIPDKIVESSPNYPDVGQCEFTRMNLKDGLRNENKTEQSLVSGGNQMCKEQKATKKSKVGFLDPLATDTQKECEAWPDLSTSEEENKSCSGALNTALEELVKVSEELCSFQEEIQKRSNHRRMKSDSFLQEMPNVTNIPHGDPMINNDQCILPISLEKEKQKNRMNRNCTNVLQSNSMKKCGTDTIDLKRNETPPVPPPRSTSRNFPSSDSQQAYERWKERLDHNSWVPHEGQSERNYNPHFPLRQHEMSMLYPNEGKTLKDGIIFSSLVPEVKIDSKPPSNEDVGLSMWSCDIGIGAKRSPSTLWFQKTCSIPNIPKYEMVIPDCPAKSHPDLHVSNDCSSSVAESSNPLRNFSCGFERAIRNEKLAAKTDEFNRTVFRTDRNCQAIQQNQSCSKSSEDPKPCDTSSTHTDSISESNKVSGIWKTSAHMPVPMENVPDNPTKKYTTDLVRQMQGHLSPRSYRNMLHEHDWRPSNLSGRPRSADPRSNYGVVEKLLKTYETATESTLETSKCFRDNGTKCNSDVSGGATLSQHLEMLQMEQEFQQKTAVWGRQEVKQGIDRKKITEESMSVNATNGKGFSRPARPANRRLPSRWASRSPSAPPAVRRTTRNYTISLRSEASMV is encoded by the exons ATGGACCTACATAAGCAGTGGGAGAACACAGAGACTAAGTGGCATAAGGAAAAGATGGAATTACTGGACCAGTTTGACAACGAAAGAAAGGAATGGGAAAGTCAATGGAAGATTATGcagaagaaaatagaagag cTTTGCCAGGAAGTAAAGCTTCGGAGGAAAATCAATATGAATGAACGTGCTAAGATCATTGATCTTTACCATGAGAAGACCATTCCAGACAAAATAGTAGAATCTTCCCCAAATTACCCTGATGTAGGACAATGTGAATTTACAAGGATGAATCTCAAAGATGgtctgagaaatgaaaataaaacagaacagagctTAGTCAGTGGAGGAAATCAAATGTGTAAGgaacaaaaagcaacaaaaaaatcaaaagtaggGTTTTTGGATCCTCTGGCTACAGACACCCAAAAAGAATGTGAGGCCTGGCCTGACCTGAGTACTTCTGAGGAAGAGAACAAGAGCTGTTCTGGCGCCCTCAATACA GCTCTTGAAGAACTTGTGAAGGTTAGTGAAGAACTGTGCAGCTTTCAAGAGGAAATTCAAAAGCGGTCTAACCATAGAAG GATGAAGTCAGATTCTTTTCTACAGGAAATGCCAAATGTAACTAATATACCTCATGGGGACCCCATGATCAACAATGACCAGTGCATTCTTCCAATcagtttagaaaaagaaaaacagaaaaatagaatgaatcGGAACTGTACCAATGTGCTCCAGAGCAATTCTATGAAAAAATGTGGAACTGATACAATCgatttgaaaagaaatgaaactccGCCAGTTCCTCCTCCAAGAAGTACCTCTCGAAATTTTCCCAGCTCGGATTCTCAACAAGCCTatgaaagatggaaggaaaggtTAGACCACAACAGCTGGGTGCCCCATGAGGGTCAAAGTGAAAGGAATTACAACCCTCACTTCCCTTTGAGACAGCATGAGATGTCTATGTTGTATCCAAATGAAGGGAAAACTTTGAAAGATGGTATCATCTTTTCCTCTTTGGTACCAGAAGTCAAAATAGATAGCAAGCCTCCAAGTAATGAAGATGTTGGGCTTAGCATGTGGTCATGTGACATTGGGATAGGTGCAAAAAGGAGCCCCTCTACTTTGTGGTTTCAGAAAACCTGCTCTATCCCCaatattccaaaatatgaaaTGGTGATCCCAGATTGCCCTGCTAAATCTCATCCCGATCTTCATGTAAGTAATGACTGTAGCTCTTCAGTGGCAGAGAGCAGTAACCCACTTAGAAATTTCAGTTGTGGCTTTGAAAGGGCTATAAGGAATGAAAAGCTGGCAGCAAAGACTGATGAATTTAACAGGACTGTATTTAGAACGGATAGAAATTGTCAGGCAATACAGCAAAATCAAAGCTGCTCCAAATCATCGGAGGATCCCAAGCCTTGTGATACCTCATCTACTCACACAGATAGCATATCAGAAAGTAACAAGGTGTCTGGTATTTGGAAAACCAGTGCCCACATGCCTGTGCCCATGGAAAATGTGCCTGATAATCCCACCAAGAAATACACAACAGACCTAGTCAGACAAATGCAGGGACACCTAAGTCCTCGCAGTTATCGTAATATGCTCCACGAGCATGACTGGAGACCAAGTAATTTGTCTGGCCGCCCGAGGTCAGCTGATCCCAGGTCAAATTATGGTGTTGTGGAAAAGCTGCTGAAAACTTACGAAACAGCAACAGAGTCAACATTGGAAACTTCTAAGTGCTTCCGGGATAATGGGACCAAATGTAATTCTGATGTCAGTGGTGGTGCCACATTAAGTCAGCATTTAGAAATGCTCCAAATGGAACAAGAGTTTCAGCAAAAGACAGCTGTGTGGGGGAGACAGGAAGTGAAGCAAGGAATAGATCGGAAAAAGATAACAGAG
- the KIAA0408 gene encoding uncharacterized protein KIAA0408 homolog isoform X2, with product MDLHKQWENTETKWHKEKMELLDQFDNERKEWESQWKIMQKKIEELCQEVKLRRKINMNERAKIIDLYHEKTIPDKIVESSPNYPDVGQCEFTRMNLKDGLRNENKTEQSLVSGGNQMCKEQKATKKSKVGFLDPLATDTQKECEAWPDLSTSEEENKSCSGALNTALEELVKVSEELCSFQEEIQKRSNHRRMKSDSFLQEMPNVTNIPHGDPMINNDQCILPISLEKEKQKNRMNRNCTNVLQSNSMKKCGTDTIDLKRNETPPVPPPRSTSRNFPSSDSQQAYERWKERLDHNSWVPHEGQSERNYNPHFPLRQHEMSMLYPNEGKTLKDGIIFSSLVPEVKIDSKPPSNEDVGLSMWSCDIGIGAKRSPSTLWFQKTCSIPNIPKYEMVIPDCPAKSHPDLHVSNDCSSSVAESSNPLRNFSCGFERAIRNEKLAAKTDEFNRTVFRTDRNCQAIQQNQSCSKSSEDPKPCDTSSTHTDSISESNKVSGIWKTSAHMPVPMENVPDNPTKKYTTDLVRQMQGHLSPRSYRNMLHEHDWRPSNLSGRPRSADPRSNYGVVEKLLKTYETATESTLETSKCFRDNGTKCNSDVSGGATLSQHLEMLQMEQEFQQKTAVWGRQEVKQGIDRKKITEESMSVNATNGKGFSRPARPANRRLPSRKILFHRKLSKKTVTK from the exons ATGGACCTACATAAGCAGTGGGAGAACACAGAGACTAAGTGGCATAAGGAAAAGATGGAATTACTGGACCAGTTTGACAACGAAAGAAAGGAATGGGAAAGTCAATGGAAGATTATGcagaagaaaatagaagag cTTTGCCAGGAAGTAAAGCTTCGGAGGAAAATCAATATGAATGAACGTGCTAAGATCATTGATCTTTACCATGAGAAGACCATTCCAGACAAAATAGTAGAATCTTCCCCAAATTACCCTGATGTAGGACAATGTGAATTTACAAGGATGAATCTCAAAGATGgtctgagaaatgaaaataaaacagaacagagctTAGTCAGTGGAGGAAATCAAATGTGTAAGgaacaaaaagcaacaaaaaaatcaaaagtaggGTTTTTGGATCCTCTGGCTACAGACACCCAAAAAGAATGTGAGGCCTGGCCTGACCTGAGTACTTCTGAGGAAGAGAACAAGAGCTGTTCTGGCGCCCTCAATACA GCTCTTGAAGAACTTGTGAAGGTTAGTGAAGAACTGTGCAGCTTTCAAGAGGAAATTCAAAAGCGGTCTAACCATAGAAG GATGAAGTCAGATTCTTTTCTACAGGAAATGCCAAATGTAACTAATATACCTCATGGGGACCCCATGATCAACAATGACCAGTGCATTCTTCCAATcagtttagaaaaagaaaaacagaaaaatagaatgaatcGGAACTGTACCAATGTGCTCCAGAGCAATTCTATGAAAAAATGTGGAACTGATACAATCgatttgaaaagaaatgaaactccGCCAGTTCCTCCTCCAAGAAGTACCTCTCGAAATTTTCCCAGCTCGGATTCTCAACAAGCCTatgaaagatggaaggaaaggtTAGACCACAACAGCTGGGTGCCCCATGAGGGTCAAAGTGAAAGGAATTACAACCCTCACTTCCCTTTGAGACAGCATGAGATGTCTATGTTGTATCCAAATGAAGGGAAAACTTTGAAAGATGGTATCATCTTTTCCTCTTTGGTACCAGAAGTCAAAATAGATAGCAAGCCTCCAAGTAATGAAGATGTTGGGCTTAGCATGTGGTCATGTGACATTGGGATAGGTGCAAAAAGGAGCCCCTCTACTTTGTGGTTTCAGAAAACCTGCTCTATCCCCaatattccaaaatatgaaaTGGTGATCCCAGATTGCCCTGCTAAATCTCATCCCGATCTTCATGTAAGTAATGACTGTAGCTCTTCAGTGGCAGAGAGCAGTAACCCACTTAGAAATTTCAGTTGTGGCTTTGAAAGGGCTATAAGGAATGAAAAGCTGGCAGCAAAGACTGATGAATTTAACAGGACTGTATTTAGAACGGATAGAAATTGTCAGGCAATACAGCAAAATCAAAGCTGCTCCAAATCATCGGAGGATCCCAAGCCTTGTGATACCTCATCTACTCACACAGATAGCATATCAGAAAGTAACAAGGTGTCTGGTATTTGGAAAACCAGTGCCCACATGCCTGTGCCCATGGAAAATGTGCCTGATAATCCCACCAAGAAATACACAACAGACCTAGTCAGACAAATGCAGGGACACCTAAGTCCTCGCAGTTATCGTAATATGCTCCACGAGCATGACTGGAGACCAAGTAATTTGTCTGGCCGCCCGAGGTCAGCTGATCCCAGGTCAAATTATGGTGTTGTGGAAAAGCTGCTGAAAACTTACGAAACAGCAACAGAGTCAACATTGGAAACTTCTAAGTGCTTCCGGGATAATGGGACCAAATGTAATTCTGATGTCAGTGGTGGTGCCACATTAAGTCAGCATTTAGAAATGCTCCAAATGGAACAAGAGTTTCAGCAAAAGACAGCTGTGTGGGGGAGACAGGAAGTGAAGCAAGGAATAGATCGGAAAAAGATAACAGAG